In the genome of Podospora pseudocomata strain CBS 415.72m chromosome 2 map unlocalized CBS415.72m_2.2, whole genome shotgun sequence, one region contains:
- a CDS encoding uncharacterized protein (COG:S; EggNog:ENOG503P40E): MRLFRTMTLALAWIGSALAEPKVTFINQDNKHRTIVFTPSVPHKEIKPLRVPAHQEVTQSFPHGWIGNWWSVTDGKPWIPGMLGEVTFNGYMGLTFFDVSAIVNDRDTSGVKMMWPRKSASVTSGCDVFSCGNEYTYPDEVQTKATDEDHLMCSLGDGVSPVYPRGAKKWKKEARRQGEEEEVVVVKPSSKAKPSAVPTTPAKEQEQESFSSGGENTYNGDNDNLYRYRRHRYYRPGNLGE, encoded by the coding sequence ATGAGGCTCTTCAGAACAATGACGCTGGCCCTGGCCTGGATCGGctccgccctcgccgagcCCAAGGTCAccttcatcaaccaagaCAACAAGCACCGCACCATCGTCTTCACCCCAAGCGTCCCCCACAAGGAAATCAAGCCCCTCCGCGTCCCCGCCCACCAAGAGGTCACCCAGTCCTTCCCCCACGGCTGGATCGGCAACTGGTGGTCCGTCACCGACGGCAAACCTTGGATCCCCGGCATGCTGGGCGAGGTCACCTTCAACGGCTACATGGGCCTGACCTTCTTTGACGTCTCCGCCATCGTCAACGACCGCGACACCAGCGGTGTCAAGATGATGTGGCCCAGGAAGTCGGCCAGCGTCACCTCGGGCTGCGACGTCTTCTCCTGCGGGAACGAGTACACCTACCCCGACGAGGTGCAGACCAAGGCCACCGACGAGGACCACCTCATGTGCAGTCTGGGTGACGGTGTCAGCCCTGTCTACCCTCGTGGTGCGAaaaagtggaagaaggaggcgcggaggcagggggaggaggaggaggtcgtcgTGGTCAAGCCCTCCTCTAAAGCCAAGCCTTCCGCggtccccaccaccccagccaagGAGCAAGAACAAGAGAGCTTCAGCAGCGGCGGTGAAAACACCTACAACGGcgacaacgacaacctcTACCGataccgccgccaccgaTATTACCGCCCCGGCAACCTCGGCGAGTAG